The region TCGAGTCGGAAAATTTATCTAAATTGACAGGTAAGCTCCGGGAGGCAGGTGACGCGGAAGAAAAGGATTTTTTCATCGGGGAGATCACTGTTTCCGTGAGTAATATCTGCAGGAAGTTGGGGATGTTACAGGACGGTGCCGTAGCCGCCGTGAAAACGGTCGAGAGCCTCCCTGTATTTGATGCGAGCCGCGATGTAAGCGGCTACCAGGCGGCACAGGCACGGGCCACGAGAGATGAGCAACTTTGTGCCGACAGCTTAAGTAGTAAGCAAAATGATCTCGGCGAACTGGAGAATGCAATCGACGTATTTGAATCCAACGGTTTGGATACATTGTTTGAGGGAAAGCTACCAACGGTCGATCAGGTCAAGGAACTGGTCAGCATGGGCACGACACCGGCTGCGGCTTTAGCCGCCGTAGAGAGAGCACTGGAGGCTATTGGCAAGCTTGTCGGCGGCTTAGAGGAAGGCATGCGTTATTCGCAGTTGCAGGAGCAACGACGAGCATTGGTGGCACAAATCAAGGAACTAAAGGCCGATCAAGCTGACTTGGTATCTCGTTCCAGGCAGTTGCAGGGTTATCTGGAGGCGCTTGATCGATATTTGTCGTTAGGCGAGATCCGTCAGCAGTGGTTGGATGAAAACAAGCAGATCTGCATTCAGCTGGATGCTGCACACACCCGATTGCGTGGGGTAAAGGTCGCTGATGTCGATAGTGCCCAAGGGCTGGAAGCTGTGGCTTTCGGGTTGAGGGCTTATGCACAATTTGTCGTTGCCGAGTTTCGTAAACACCTTTAACTCCGCCAACCGATGACGCGGGCTTTTACGCCCGCGCTGATGGCTTGCAGCGTTCAATCACTCGAACAACACCTTGGCCACCTCACTGAAGCGTCTGGCGAAATGCACGCTCAAGCCTTCCTTGAGGTAATCCGGCAATTCTTCGAAATCACCTCGGTTGGCCTCCGGCAGGATCAATTCGAAAATTTTCTGCCGGCGTGCTGCAATGACTTTCTCACGCACCCCGCCAATGGGTAGCACTTGCCCGGTCAAGGTGAGTTCGCCGGTCATGGCCACTGCCTTTTTCGGGGACTGATCTCGGGCCAGGGATAACAGAGCGCTGGCCATTGTTATGCCTGCGCTCGGTCCATCCTTTGGAGTGGCGCCTTCCGGTACGTGAAGATGGATGAACGCTTCATTGAAAAAGGTCGGGTCACCGCCGTACTGTTTGAGGTTGGCGCTGACATAGCTGTAGGCAATTTCGGCCGACTCCTTCATCACATCGCCTAGCTGCCCGGTCAGCTTGAAGCCGCGGTTGAGGGTATGAATACGGGTAGCTTCGATCGGCAGCGTAGCGCCACCCATGCTGGTCCAGGCGAGGCCCGTAATCACACCTTTGCCCGACAGCACTTGCTCACTGCGAAACACGGGCTTGCCCAGAGAGGCTTCCAAATCCTTGGGGCCGATCTTGATCTTGGCTTGCGGGTTGTCCAGCAGTTGCATCACCGCTTTACGCACCAATTTGCCGAGCTGCTTTTCCAGTTGGCGGACCCCTGCCTCGCGAGCGTAGCCCTCAATGACAGTGCGCAGCGCACTATCAGTAATACTCAAGCTGGTCTTGGCGACACCGGCTTTTTGCAGCTGTTTGGGCCACAAGTGGCGTTTGGCAATGGCTAGTTTTTCCTCAGTGATATAACCCGATAGACGAATGACTTCCATGCGGTCCAGCAGCGGACCGGGAATCGAGTCCAGCGTGTTGGCCGTGCACACGAACAACACTTTCGACAGGTCCAGACGCAGGTCCAGATAGTGGTCGAGGAAGTCGACGTTCTGTTCGGGGTCGAGGGTTTCCAACAAGGCTGAAGCGGGATCACCTTGGTAGCTTTGCCCCATCTTGTCGATTTCATCGAGCATGATCACAGGGTTCATGACCTCGACGTCTTTCAGCGCCTGGACCAGCTTGCCCGGTTGCGCGCCGATGTAGGTGCGTCGGTGCCCTTTGATTTCTGCCTCATCGCGCATGCCACCAACACTGAAACGATAGAACGGTCGCCCCAGGGATTGCGCAATGGACTTGCCGACACTGGTTTTACCCACACCAGGTGGGCCGACCAGCAGAACGATAGAACCGCTGATTTCGCCTTTCCAGGCACCGATGGCGAGGAACTCCAGGATCCGATCCTTGATATCGTCGAGTCCGGCATGGTGCTGGTCGAGCACTTTTCGTGCGTGCTTGAGGTCAAGTTTGTCCTTGCTATAGACACCCCATGGCAACGCGGTCGCCCAGTCCAGGTAATTACGGGTGACCGCGTACTCGGGTGAACCTGTCTCCAGAATCGCCAGCTTGCCCATCTCTTCATCAATACGTTTTTTTGTGGCTGCCGACAATGTCTTGCCTTGCAAGCGCTGCTCGAATTGCTCCAGGTCCGCGCTGCGATCATCCTTGGTCAGCCCCAGCTCTTGCTGGATTACCTTGAGTTGCTCCTTGAGGAAAAACTCGCGTTGATGCTCGCCGATCTGGCGGTTTACTTCTGCAGAAATCTCGTTCTGCAAATGAGCAACTTCGACCTCCTTGCGCAGCATCGGCAAGACCTTCTCCATGCGCTTGAGCATGGGTACGCAATCGAGCACTTCCTGCAATTGGTTGCCGGTAGCCGAAGTCAGTGCCGCAGCAAAGTCGGTCAACGGCGACGGATCGTTGGGACTGAAGCGGTTGAGGTAGTTTTTCAGCTCTTCGCTGTACAGCGGATTGAGGGGTAGCAGCTCCTTGATCGCATTGATCAGGGCCATGCCGTAGGCTTTTACCTCGTCGGTCGGTTCGCTGGGTTGACGCGGATACTCGACCTCGACCAGGTAGGGCGGGCGATGATGTTTGAGCCAGGTACGGATACGCACCCGGGTCAGGCCCTGGGCGACGAACTGCAGCTTGCCGTTTTCGCGGCTGGCGTGATGGACTTTTACCAAGGTGCCGTAAAGCGGCAACGCTGACGTATCGAAGTGGCGGTGATCTTCTGGCGGCGTGTCCATATAGAACAGGGCCAGGGAGTGATGGGGGGTCTTGGAGACCAGATCGAGTGTTTCCGCCCAAGGTTCTTCGTTGACAATTACCGGCAGTACCTGCGCGGGGAAGAACGGGCGGTTGTGAATCGGGATGACGTAAACCCTTTCCGGCAGTTGCTGGTCGGGCAGGGCGAGGTTGTGGCCTGTTTTAGCGGAGGCTTCAGGATGCTCGAGTTTGGCGTAATCCTCGAGTTGTTCCGGTAGATCCTGCTGATCACTCATGGGGCACCTGCGAAAATGGCTATGGTGCTTAGATGGGGACTTAGGCTCCAAGCTTCAAGCTACAAGCTGCAAGATGGGATTGCGGGACTTGCAGCTTGCAGCTTGTCGCTTGTCGCTTGTCGCTTGTAGCTAGGGCCTATTCAGCCAATTTGTAAGCAATTACGTAGTCACCCATTTTGGTGCCCAGCGAGCCGTGGCCACCGGCGGTCACCAGCACATATTGCTTGCCGTCCTTGCCGGTGTAGGTCATTGGCGTGGCCTGGCCGCCTGCTGGCAGACGCGAGCTCCACAATTCCTTGCCGGTGTTGGTGTCATAGGCGCGCAGGTACTGGTCCAGGGTGCCGCTTAGGAAACCCACACCGCCGGCGGTGACGATGGAACCGCCCATGCTTGGCACGCCAATGGGTAGGCCAATCGGAATCGGCGAGCTGTCACGGCTGGTGCCGTTCTTGTGCTTCCACACCACTTGGTTGGTCGTCAAATCGATACCGGCGATGTAGCCCCAGGCTGGTGCCTGGCAAGGTACGCCCAGTGGCGACATGAACGGGTGCATGATGACCGCGTATGGGGCACCGGTGTTGGGCTGCACGCCGCTGGTTTCGCTCTCGCGCTTGCTGCCGGCAGCGACTTGCTCACGCGGCACCATCTTCGACACAAATGCCATGTAATTCGGCGAGGTGAACAGCAATTGGCGCACGGGGTCGACCGAGACGCTGCCCCAGTTGAACACGCCAACGTTGCCCGGATAGACCAGACTGCCCTGGATCGATGGCGGGGTGTACTGACCTTCGTAGCGCAGTTCACGGAACTGGATGCGGCACAGCATCTGGTCGAACGGGCTGGCACCCCACATGGCTTGTTCGGTCAGGTCCGGGCCAAGCAGGTTGAGCTCCGAGCGAGCCTGTGTCGGCGCGGTGTGGTCACCCTCTACCGCACCTTGAGGGGCCGGGATCTCGTGGATCGGTACGATCGGTGTACCGTCACGACGGTCCAGCACGTACAGGCTGCCCTGTTTGGTAGGCGCGATCAATGCCGGTTTTACCCCGTCTGCGGTCTTTAGATCGAGCAGGGTCGGCTGACTGCCAACGTCCATGTCCCACAGGTCGTGGTGGGTGAACTGGTAGTTCCAGCGCACCTTGCCGTTGGCCAGGTCCAAGGCAACGATACCGGCGCTGAACTTTTCTGCACCGGGGGTGCGATCAGCGCCCCACTGGTCAGGTGTCTGGTTGCCCAGGGGAAGGAAAACCATGCCCAGCTTCTCGTCGACACTGGCCAGCGACCACATGTTCGCCGAGTTGCGGCTGTAGGTTTTGCCCGCGGCCAGGGGCGCGGTTTCATCCGGGTTGTTGCTGTCCCAGTTCCATACCAGGCGCCCATCGTGCACATCGTAGGCGCGGATCACTCCGGATGGCTCGTTGGTCGACTCGTTATCGGTTACATGGCCGCCAATGATCACCAGTTCGCGGGTGATCGCCGCAGGCGACGTGGAATAGTAACCACCGGCAGTGAACGGGCCGATGCCAGTGGTCAAATCGATGACCCCCTGGTTGCCGAAGCCTTCGCAGACTTTACCGGTGTCAGCGTTAAGGGCAATCAGGCGAGCATCTGCGGTAGGCAGGTAAAGACGGCGTGGACAGGTGCGGGCGACAACCTGGCCAGCATCGGAGATCTTCGGCGCAGGGCTGCCGTCAACATTGACGTAGTTGTTCTCGTCATAATACGAGACACCACGGCAGGTCATGTGAGCGAAGCCCTTGAAGCCCGTCGGGCTCTTGATTTTCGGGTCGAAACGCCAGATTTCAGCGCCGGTGTCCGGGTCCAGGGCCAGTACCTTGCTGTGCGCAGTGCAGGCGTAGAGCATGCCGTTGACCTTGAGTGGCGTGTTCTGGTTGGTCAGCTCCACCGGGTCGTTGTCGGTTGGCAGATCACCGGTGCGGATGCGCCAGGCTTCCTCCAGCTTATGCACGTTGTCGGGGGTGATCTGGCGCAACGGAGAATAGCGATCGCCGAACTCGGTGCGGCCGTACGCCTGCCATTCACCATCGGGTATTTGCGGCGCGGTGCTGCTCAAGCCTGTGCTGTCGCGACCCAGCTTGCCCTTGATTTCGCCCGGATGGGTAAACTGGCTGGCCACGGCGGTGGCGCCCGACAGGACAACTGCCAGGCTCAACAGGGCCGGGTTGATTTTCGACGGGTTGCCGAGCAGCGGTCGGCGGGCCCATGGCAGCAGCAGGACTACCCCCAAAGCGAACCACAGCGCCAGACGTGGCACCAGTTGCCACCAATCCAGACCCACTTCCCACAACGCCCACAAGGTACTGCCGAGCAGCACTGCACCGTACAGCCCCAGGGCATGCCGACGCAGGGCCAGCAGCAGAATGCCGGACAGGGCAAAACCGATACCGGCAATCAGGTAATACAAAGAGCCGCCGAGTTGGCTCAATTTGATGCCGCCCGCCAGTAGGGCCAGGCCCATCAGCAGCAACAGCACGCCGATAAGGCGCGGCAGCCAGCGGGTTCTACTCAAGGCACCTTCTGTGCTCATCTTGTGTTCTCCGTTAAAGGGAAAGGGCGATTAAAAACTGCTCTGAAGTTTGATCCCGCCGATCAGCGCGTCGTCGACCTGGCTAACACCACCAGGGTGACGGATGTACTGCAGGTTCGGGCGTACGGTCAGCCAGTCGGCCAGGTGAATGCCGTAGTACAGCTCGGCGCTGTACTCGGTATCCTGGATCGGGCGAAACAGGGGGTCGTTGTAGTCGCTGACAGCATTGGCCTGGTTCAGCGCCTTGGCGTTCTTGCGGTAGGCAGGGTTGACGTGCACACGGGCCAGGGCGAAACCGATGTCGTCCTTGGCGCGGGCATCGAAGGGCCCCTTGTACACCACACCTGCTGAAACGTAGTTGTCGATGGCGTTGGTCTTCTTGTCATGCAGCGTGGCATTGGCAAACACGCTCAGGCCACGGGAATGGTCGGAGGCCAGCGACGTCAACTGCTGCTGGGCACCCAGCCAGAAGCCGTGCTTGCTCGAACTGCTGCGGTAAGCCTGACCGCTCAGTGCTGCTGGCTGGTCGTTGCTGTCCTTGTAGACATCAGTTGCCTTGGCATTACTGTAGTAGTAACCCGCGCGATATTCCCCTGGCAGACTGCCGATTGCCGGCGTCCATACCAGTTCGACCGGCATTACGGCCCCTTGAGTACCGCTGCCACTGAGCTTGAAGCCGTTGTTGCGGTCCAGGTTCGACGGGTTCTGTTCGTAGGCACCGATCTGTGCGTAAAGTTCGGGCGTGAGGTTGTATTTGACCCGCAAGGCCCACTGGCTGACCGGCCAGTTGTACCAGATGTCGCCGGCCCAGTTACCCACCTGAGAGCCACAGAAGGCCAGGTTCTGGAAGTCGCAGGGAAAGCTGTTGAAATCTTCGCCCTGACCGAAGCGGCCGAATTTCACATCCAGGGCACCGTCGAAATATTTCTGCTTGATCCACATCTGGGTCAGACGCCAGGTTTGGCCGCGTCCCCACACCTCCTGCGCAGACGTGAAGCCGCCGACCCGCGGATCATTGATGCGGTCGTTGCTGATGTTGTCGCCATGACGCTGGGTAACGGTCAATTGGAACTCGCTGTCCTGCCAGCCGAAAATTTTCTGCAAATCCAGGTGCGTGCCCAGGGTGAACTGCCCGCTGTAGCGAGCGCTTGCGTCATCGTCATAACCGCCGTGAAGGTTTGCGCCTGTTTCGCCGGTGTAGCCCAGGGTGAAGTCATAGCCGCGCTCGGCAAGCTCCGTGCGGTTGCCGTCCCAATCGCCAAGCATCCATGGTGAGTCGCTGGCGAACATCGCTGCGGCCTGAGTGCAGGGGGCCAAGCTGGCAATGACCAGACCCGAAAGCCGCGCTCGGGTGTTGGGAGAAATGCGAAAACGTTGAATCTGAGGCATGAGATAGCGCTATCTTTTGATTATAGAAAAAACGACAGATACACCCTACCGTGGAGATCGGCGGCGATAGGGTAGTAGGGGATAAACTGAACCGGTTCAGCGTGAGGCGGGGAGGATATAGATGAATGTGTAAGAAAAAAAGTCAATTCACCAAGAGGCACCGTTGCCGGATTGGTAACAGTCCGGCAACGGCGGTCATCAGAAGGCGGTGCGCAAGCCTACTTCAACACTGCGGCCGGGTGCAGGTGCGATGTCGCGCAGGATCGAGCTTGCGTAACGCACGGTCTGATCGGTGAGATTTTCGCCGCGAACAAATGCCAGCCATTGGCTTTGGCCGACGTCGAAACGATAGCCCAGACTGGCCCCCAACGTGGTGTAGCCATCGGTGCTGGTTTCGTTGGCTGGTTTACGGTGCTGGGCGCTGGCATGCTGCACGTCAACCCGTGCCTGCCAGCGGTTCAGATCCCACACCAGACCGCTGTTCAAGCGCAGTGGGGCGATGCGTGGCAGGTCTTCTCCGGTGTCTAGGTTTTTGGCCCGGGTGTAGTCGCCGGATAGCTCCAAGGCAAAGCTGCCCAAGTGATTTTCGGCCAGTTGCCAACGGTCCTGGGCCTCGATGCCATAGAAGCGGGCGCGTACGCCTTTGTACAGGTACTCGGGAACGTCAGCGGCGTGGTCGTGATCGTGGTCATGGTCATGATCACCATGATCGTGGTCGTGACCTTCACGCATGTTGCCACTCGCCAGCAGGCCGATGTAGTTGCGGAAATGACTGTAGAAAACCCCGACGCTGCCTTTGTGCACGCCATTGTCGAAACGTAAGGCCAGGTCACTGGAAATCGCTTTTTCTTTGCCCAGGTCTGGATCGCCGACCTCATAGGTACCCGTAGCGACGTGAGCGCCGTTGGCGTACAGCTCGTAGAACGTCGGTGCACGTTCGGTATAACCCAACGTCGCTGCCAGCGACCAGATGGGCGTCAACTCATAAACCGCACCGGACGACAGGCTGGCGGCGGTGAAGCTGCTGGCGCTGTCGGCATGGGCGAAGCGTTCGCTGCCCTGGCTGTCGGGATCCACCCGCGTGTGCTCCAGGCGTCCACCCAGGCTCAGGTTCAGGCGCTCGGTGGCTTGCCATTGCTCGAGCATGAACAGTGCAACGCTGTTGGTGTCGGTCTGCGGCACAAAGGCTTCTTCGCCGAGGGCGGAAAACTCGTTACGACTGACTTGAGCCCCGATCACGCCTTCTACGGGTCCCAAAGGCTGATGCCGGGCTTCTACCCGAGCTTCGTATCCTTTGTTCTTGAACGTGGTATGAACCTCACCGCCTTCCAGCTCGCGGTGTTGGTAATCGGTGTAGCCGGCATCGAATTTCACTGAACTGAAAGGGCCATCAAGATCACGCAGCTCTGAAGCGAAGCCGTAGTGATCCTGTTGCATGTCCAGGCGCACGCCCGGCTCCGCCACCGAACCATAGTTGGAGTCGTAACGACTGTACGACAGGCCGGTGTAGCCATGGTCCCAATGGTAGGCGCCCCCGATAGCGCCACCGTCCTGGCGGCCGTCGCTGTTGTCGAGTTTATGTCGGCTACCTGGGTCATCGGCATCGCGAACCTTGGAACTGCGCGCGTAGCCGGGAATGCGCAGGTCGTTGAACTGCCGACTATTGGCATCCACGTGCAAGGCAAAGCGTCCATCGCCTGCTTCCAGCTTGCCGGCGCTGCTGCGGGTGGTGTCGGCACCGCCATAACGTAACTCCCCGGCACCGTGGATACCGTCGATGGGAGAGGTGGGGATGCGGTTATCGAAGCTGTTCACGACCCCGCCAATGGCGTTACCCCCGTAGAGCAGGGCGGCCGGGCCACGCACGATTTCGATGCGCTCCACGGTCGCGGGGTCCAGCGGTACGGCGTGGTCGTAGGAAAGGGATGAGGCGTCCAGGGCGCCTACGCCGTTGCGCAAAATACGAATGCGGTCGCCATCCAAACCACGAATTACCGGGCGGCTGGCGGCGGGTCCGAACCAGGTCGAGGCGATGCCGGGCTGATTGCTCAGGGTCTGGCCGAGGCTGCCTTTCTGTTGCAGGGTCAGTTCGTCACCTTCGAGCACCGTACTGGGGGCGGCCAAGGTGCTGTTGCCCAATGGGTTGGCTGTAATGAGTTGAGGGTCAAGCTCCACGGCCTGGCTCAATGGTGAAGCCAGTAAGAGGGCGGCGGTAAGGGGGGAGTGTCGAAGCGGCAAGCGACGCATGGTCAGCGAGTTTCCTGGGCAGTGTTTTAGTATTGATACAATATAACATTCCCTTTGTCATTTTCGCTGAGGGATTTTTATGCCGGGGTGTGCTCTACGACGTAGCTTTTCATCGCCTGGCGCTGAAGCAAGCGAGCCTGCACTAGAATGTTTGTAGTCAGCTCACCCCTGGGCTAAGGTGCGCACCTTTGATTCGCTGGAGTACAGGCATGACCACAGCCACCCCCAATCCACTGCATGGTGTAACCCTGGAGCAAATCCTTACCGCGCTGGTGGAGCATTACCAATGGGAAGGGTTGGCCGAGCGCATCGACATTCGCTGCTTCAAGAGCGACCCAAGCATCAAGTCGAGCCTGACGTTTCTGCGCCGCACACCTTGGGCCCGGGAGAAAGTCGAGCGGTTGTACGTGAAGTTGCAGCGCGGTCGCCGTTAACAGCATGATTTGGCGCGAGGTCTTTGTCGGCCTGGCAGCCATCCTCGGTTGGAGCGCGTTGGCGATCCAGCTGTACTTGGTACTGCTGGCGCGCTGGGATGAACAGGCAAGCCTGATCGGCGGCCTGATCACGTATTTCAGTTACTTCACGGTATTGAGCAATACCCTGGTGGCAGTGGTGCTGAGCCATGCTGCGTTCGGCAAGCCTGGTCGCGCGCGAGATTTTTTTCTCGCCCCTGCAGTCAGTTCCGGTGTAACTGCCAGTATCGTGCTGGTCGGGCTTGCCTACAGTCTTTTGCTGCGCCACCTGTGGTATCCGCAAGGCTGGCAGTGGCTCGCCGATGAGTTATTGCACGATGTCATGCCCGTGGTGTTTGTCATCTACTGGTGGTGCTGCGTAGAAAAGGGCAGCCTTCGGCTCAAGCACCTGGGTGCCTGGTTGTTGTATCCGGTGGGGTATTTTGCCTATGCGCTGTTGCGCGGGCAGTCGATCGGGGCTTATCCCTATCCTTTCTTTGATGTGGTCAAGCTTGGTTATGGCCAGGTGCTGCTCAATGCATTGGCGATTCTTGTCGGCTTTATCGTCATTGGTCTGCTGGTTATAGGCCTGGATCGCTGGCAGGGCGGGCGCCTGGCCAAAGCCAGGACGCAACCCTGATGGTGCCTGTCAATCGTTGTCGGTAGGGTCCAGTCGCCAATAGGCGGCAGCCTTTACCTGATCGTCCTTGAGCCCTTTGTCGTCGATCAACAAGCGCTTGGCTTTACGCGTCAGTGCTTTTTCCAGCGCGACCCAGGCGTACAACTGACCTTGGGGAAGGCTCAGTTCCTGCAGCACCTCCAGCAAACTCTGCTGGTGGCGTTCAACCCAGATCACGTCCAGCTGTGCTTGAGTTTGCAGCGGCTGTTGTTCTTCGGCATCTTCGATTTCGATGATCGCAAGCACCTTACGGGTGGCGGGTAACTCTTCCAGCCGTCGAGCAATGGCCGGGATCGCTGTTTCGTCGCCGATCAGCAGATAACTGTCGAAGATATCCGGTACCACCATCGAACTGCGTGGCCCGGCAATGTTCAGGACCTGGCCGACTTCGGCCTGGGCAGCCCAAGTCGAGGCAGGGCCGTCGCCGTGCAGAACAAAATCGATATCCAGCTCACCGGCGTCCAGATCGATGCGTCGCGGGGTGTACTCACGCATGGTTGGACGCACGCCCTCGCGACTGAAATCGAGGTTGTCCAGCGCAGCTTGTTCTGCTGGCGAACAGGCGAACATCAGTTTGACGTGATCGTCGCTGCCAACGCTGGTGAACCCTTGTAACTGCGGCCCACCCAAGGTTATGCGGCGCATGCGTGGGGTTAAATCAGTAACGCGCAGCACGTCGAGGCGACGCTGTTTGATCTCATGGTTCACGCGATGGATCGCGTGGTTTTCGCTGACACTCATTGCGGGTTCTCCGTAACAGTCGCAGGCGGTCCTGCGACGATGGCTTTGGCGGTGTTGTTGAGCAAACTACGCACTCGCTCGATTTCTTCCGGACTCCAGCGGCCACTGTGCATCTGCAGGGCATGGCGCAGGTTGTGTACTGCTTCGTGAATTTCCTGGGGGCGATCGTGTCCGCATAGGGAGCGCTTGCTGACTTCAATGCGCATGCGCACGCCGTCCAGCGCTATGGCTTGCTCGGCCAGCGATTGCACACCTGCCGGGGTGACGCTGTAGAGCTTCTTGCTGCCTTGCACCTGACCGACGATCAGTTCGCTTTCTTCAAGAAAAGTAAGGGTTGGATAGATAACGCCCGGGCTCGGGCTGTAGTTGCCGCCGAATAGGCTTTCGATCTGGCGGATCAGGTCGTAACCGTGGCGGGGCTGTTCAGTAAGCATCGACAGCAGGAGCAGTTTCAGGTCGCCCGGAGCGAAGACCCGTGGGCCGCGGTCGCCACGCTCGCGGCTGTGCCGACGCTCCTGACCGTCATGGCGGTCGCCGTGGTCACGGTGGGTGTGATGGTCACGCATGGAAATCTCCGTTTGCGTTAGATATATCTTTAGATACTACTCAAGATATATCTTATTGCAAGCATGAGATTGAGAATATTTCTCATAATGGGCGTTGAAGTGATGAGCAGTCGTGCCGAACCAGTCAACGCCCGGGCACGTTGCTGAGCCTGGGCGTAGGTTGCAAAGCGCTACTTTTGCGCCACTTGCGGCGCTTTACACAGGGTATGGCTACCGGGTTGCAAGTAGGGCGTGAGGATCGGGGCCATACCTTTGAGCACCTGCACCGGCAGGGCCGAGGTGAACTTGAAGGATTCGGCAGCACGCCCGGGTACGAAGGCGGTGAGGGTACCGAAGTGGTTGTCGCCAAGAAAAAACACAAAGGTTGCGGTGCGGTTGATCGCCTTGGA is a window of Pseudomonas sp. DG56-2 DNA encoding:
- a CDS encoding siderophore-interacting protein: MSVSENHAIHRVNHEIKQRRLDVLRVTDLTPRMRRITLGGPQLQGFTSVGSDDHVKLMFACSPAEQAALDNLDFSREGVRPTMREYTPRRIDLDAGELDIDFVLHGDGPASTWAAQAEVGQVLNIAGPRSSMVVPDIFDSYLLIGDETAIPAIARRLEELPATRKVLAIIEIEDAEEQQPLQTQAQLDVIWVERHQQSLLEVLQELSLPQGQLYAWVALEKALTRKAKRLLIDDKGLKDDQVKAAAYWRLDPTDND
- a CDS encoding PadR family transcriptional regulator gives rise to the protein MRDHHTHRDHGDRHDGQERRHSRERGDRGPRVFAPGDLKLLLLSMLTEQPRHGYDLIRQIESLFGGNYSPSPGVIYPTLTFLEESELIVGQVQGSKKLYSVTPAGVQSLAEQAIALDGVRMRIEVSKRSLCGHDRPQEIHEAVHNLRHALQMHSGRWSPEEIERVRSLLNNTAKAIVAGPPATVTENPQ